CTCTGAAGGCGCTATTCCCTTCGCGCTGGCAAACCCCAAAATCATCGTCATTAACGTTGTGGGTTCGGCAACCGGAGCCGCCATGGCCGTTGGGCTTGGGGCGGTAAACCACGCGCCAATTTCGGGTTTTTACGGCTGGCTGGCGGTAGATAAGTGGCCTGTTTATGTGCTTTCCATTGCCGCGGGCGCAGGGATCATTGCCGTTGGGTCTTTATTAGTGTTTCGCGGCGAGAGTGACGTTGAAAATAAAGTAGTGACACCAGCACCTAAATTTAAAGTAGGGCGCTAGATGTTCGGTTAACTTATTTAGGGTTATTCAGGCTTCTCTTGCTGCGGTATTTTTTTTGCCGGGGATTGCCACACCTTAAATTTTCCACTCAGTCGTTAATAAGGTGATGTTATGAAGATCGTGCATTTGATTCAGCACACGCATTGGGATCGGGAGTGGTATTTCACTGAGAACGACTCAAAAATCGTACTCTATTATTTTATGCTGGATTTAATTTACCGAATGGAGCAGGATGAAACGATTGGGCCGTTTATTTTAGATGGTCAAACGGTCATGCTGGAGGATTTTTTACAGGTCGCTCCGGAATACCGCGAACGTCTGCAGAAATTGGTCAGCGATGGACGCGTGCTTATTGGGCCGTGGTATACGCAAAGCGACTTCCTGGTGGTAGGCGCAGAGTCCATTGCCCGCAATCTGCTGCTTGGGCTGGCGGACTGTAAAGCCTGGGGGAGCTATATGCCGGTTGGCTACGTTCCTGACTCCTTTGGTCAAAGCGCGCAGTTGCCGATGTTTTTGCGTGAATTTTCCATCGACAGCGCGGTGATCTGGCGCGGATGGTGCGAGCATGACGTGGCTACCAGCGAGTTCTGCTGGCAGGCTCAGGGCGGGCAGAAAGTGATTGCCGCGGTGCTCCCCTGGGGCTACGGCTGTGCCAAATGGCTGCCAACGGAGCCGCAGCAGCTGGCCGAGAAACTCCCCTCAATTCTTGAGAAACAGGCACGTTTCTCCGCCACCGATAATTTGCTTCTTCCCAACGGTAACGACCAGTCGCCGTTCGAATATGCCGTGCCAGAGGCGCTGGAAAAGCTAAATGCCCGTCAGGATCAGTACCATTTCAAACGTAGCAGCTTCGGCGACTTCTTTGCTGCCCTGCGAACCGGTGAACACCAGTTGCCGACCTGGAGAGGGGAGCTGCTCAGCCCCAAATACATGCGTATCCACCGAGGGATTTTCTCAACCAGGGCAGACATTAAGCAGCTCAACGCCGCGCTCGAACAGTTTGTCAGCCAGACGCTGGAGCCGCTGTTGGCGCTCACATGGCGGCTGGGGCTGCCTTACCCGCAGCAGGCGGTAGAAAACATCTGGCGGGAGGCGATGAAGTCCCATGCTCACGACAGCATTGGCGGCTGCAACTCAGACAGGGTCAATCAGATGGTGAAGGGGCGCTTACAGTCGGGCAAAGAGAGCGCCAGCCAGCTGTTTGAGCTGAACATGAAAATGCTGTCTGAAGGGATCGAGGCTACGCAGCACGGGAAAAAGATCGTGGTCTTCAACCCGTTACCCCGGCAGCGTAGTGCGCAGGTTAGCCTTACCCTCTACACCCCGGAGCTGGATTTTCGCATTGTGGATGGCGAAGGCAACCCTTGCCGCTGGCAACTGCTTCATGAGGAGCCGCAGGATATGTCGCTGGTGGTGCAGGAGCTCTCCAACAGCACCAGCACCACCTGGTATCGCAAATGCCGAATTCTGCTGGCGGCGAATGCTTTACCCGCCTGCGGCTATCAAACCTTTTATCTGCAGGAAGGAGAAGCTGCAGGGTTTGCCGCATCAGTCGGGGAGAGCGGCTGCCTGGAGAATGCCTGGCTGCGCCTCGAAAATGATGCGGGCAAGCTCACCCTGACCGACAAACGGACGGGCGAAGTCTACCCGAACGTTCTGCGGCTGGTGGACGGAGAAGACGCGGGGGATAACTACAACTATTCACCGCCCGCAGATGACTGGAAAATTAGCAGCGATGGCTGTCTGCACAACGCGACCGTTACGCGCGGCATCCTGCAAGATACCCTGCAGCTAAGTCTGCAAATTCCTGCTCCTGTCGATGCAGATTCACGTCGGTTGCGCCGTCTTGATGCGCAGCTGGACGTGGTACTGACGATTTCTCTGCCGCATGACAGCGCCAGGCTGGATGTTCAGGTCGAGGTTGACAATACGCTGCGCGATCATCGCCTGCAGATTGAACTGCCGACCGGCGTCAGCCGGAGTTCCCACTTTGCCGATCAGCCATTTGGGCTGATCGAGCGTGAAAACATTCCTGCAGCCCTGAAGGTCTGGCAACAGGAAAACTGGACTGAGGCTCCCGCTTCGCTGTGGCCTATGCAGAGCCTGGTGATGATGCATGAGCAGCAGCGTGGCCTGGGCGCCGTTACCGCCGGGCTGCGGGAGTATGAAATTCCCGTTGGGCAACCGGACACGCTCGCTATCACGCTTTTCCGCAGCGTGGGCTGGTTAGGGCAGCCCGCGCTGGAATGGCGGCCCGGACGCGCATCGGGCATGGTGTTGCCTTCTCCTGACTCCCAGATACCGGGCCGCCATAGCTTCCACTTTGCCGTACTGCCGATGAACAACGGACAAAGCTCTGAGTTCTGGAGAAACGTTGAGCAGTGGCGGACCCCGGTCTCGGGCTACCTCGATTCAGGCTGGTCTCGCTTTCGCACAAATGCTCATGGCAAGCAATTCCCGTCGCACTTCAGCGTGCTGAGCTGGGAGAGCGAGCTGCATTTCAGCACCCTGAAAAAGGCGCAAAACGAAGAAGCGCTTTTGCTGAGAGGCTGGAACCCTGGACTGGATAGCCTGAATAATCTGCCGCCAAAAACAAACGGCGTACCTGAGCAGGTCACGCTGGCGGAAACCTCCGCTGATGCCGTCCACAGCGTAGCGGCGGGCACGCCCATCTCCTGGCTTATCCGATAACCTGAATAAGGCGTAATTATCATGCAGACACTTTTCTTTCGTTGCCCGTTAGCCAACGGGCTTCATGCCAGGCCAGCGAGCGCGCTTGAGCAGCAGGCGACGCGATTTGCCTCAGCGGTAACCCTGGTGAACCAAACTAAATCTCGCAGGGCCGACGCCAAAAGCGTGCTGGCGCTGGTAGGCGCCGACGTTGGGTCGGGAGACGAATGCCAGCTTCTGATAGAAGGCCCCGACGAGCAGATAGCCAGCAAGGCGTTAAAAGATTTTATAGAGCATGAGTTTGAGCGCAGCGATGCCCCTCTCACGTTTTCTGTTGAAAGCGAGCAACCGCTGCCCGTGTTTCTTTCCCGAAGCTCATCGCCAGTATGGCAGGGGAAGGGCGTCAGCCACGGCACTGCGCTGGCAAAGGCCGTGTACTTCGAACAGGTCGATCTCCATGCCATGGCGCAGCGGCAGCGTGAGGAGCCCTTTATTATTCAGCAAAAACGGCTGACGGAAGCGCTGCAGGCGGCACGACAGCGGCTGCGTGAGGAGATCGACCGTTGTGAAGGCGAGGCTGCGCAGATTCTTGATGCGCAGAGCCAGCTGCTTGAGGACGAAACCATTGAGGAATGTCTGCTGGCAGGGCGTGAGGCAGGTAATGGATTAGCTGCGCTGGCGACGGCGGTTGACGAGCTGCGTGAGCCCTTCCGGCAAAGCAGCAGTGAATATCTGCGCCAGCGGGAGCTCGATGTGTTTGATTTAGGCCTGCGTATTGCCGCTGAGCTAACCGCAGATCCGCAACTGGGGCTACCGGTGCTGGAGGAAGATGCGCTGGTGATTTGTGAGGGCGTCCTGACGCCTGGCCAGCTCTTGACGCTTGCGGGGCCGCACCTGAGGGGGATTGTGATGTCCGCGGGAGGGGAAACGTCGCACACCGCCATTCTGGCTCGTGCGCTAAAGATACCGTTACTCAGCCTTGCGGCTACGCAACCGCTTTTTGCCGCCAGAGCAGAGCGCTACCTGCTGGGAGCAGGGCAAGGATTTGTACTGGCGGAGCCAGATGAGATTGCGCAGAGATGGCTCGCGCTTGAAACCCAAAAATTTGCTGATCCAACCCTCACGTCGGACGACGGCATGTTTAGCGAATCATTGGTATTCCTTGATGAAAGGTTACA
This region of Cedecea lapagei genomic DNA includes:
- a CDS encoding glycoside hydrolase family 38 N-terminal domain-containing protein encodes the protein MKIVHLIQHTHWDREWYFTENDSKIVLYYFMLDLIYRMEQDETIGPFILDGQTVMLEDFLQVAPEYRERLQKLVSDGRVLIGPWYTQSDFLVVGAESIARNLLLGLADCKAWGSYMPVGYVPDSFGQSAQLPMFLREFSIDSAVIWRGWCEHDVATSEFCWQAQGGQKVIAAVLPWGYGCAKWLPTEPQQLAEKLPSILEKQARFSATDNLLLPNGNDQSPFEYAVPEALEKLNARQDQYHFKRSSFGDFFAALRTGEHQLPTWRGELLSPKYMRIHRGIFSTRADIKQLNAALEQFVSQTLEPLLALTWRLGLPYPQQAVENIWREAMKSHAHDSIGGCNSDRVNQMVKGRLQSGKESASQLFELNMKMLSEGIEATQHGKKIVVFNPLPRQRSAQVSLTLYTPELDFRIVDGEGNPCRWQLLHEEPQDMSLVVQELSNSTSTTWYRKCRILLAANALPACGYQTFYLQEGEAAGFAASVGESGCLENAWLRLENDAGKLTLTDKRTGEVYPNVLRLVDGEDAGDNYNYSPPADDWKISSDGCLHNATVTRGILQDTLQLSLQIPAPVDADSRRLRRLDAQLDVVLTISLPHDSARLDVQVEVDNTLRDHRLQIELPTGVSRSSHFADQPFGLIERENIPAALKVWQQENWTEAPASLWPMQSLVMMHEQQRGLGAVTAGLREYEIPVGQPDTLAITLFRSVGWLGQPALEWRPGRASGMVLPSPDSQIPGRHSFHFAVLPMNNGQSSEFWRNVEQWRTPVSGYLDSGWSRFRTNAHGKQFPSHFSVLSWESELHFSTLKKAQNEEALLLRGWNPGLDSLNNLPPKTNGVPEQVTLAETSADAVHSVAAGTPISWLIR
- a CDS encoding fructose PTS transporter subunit IIA; the protein is MQTLFFRCPLANGLHARPASALEQQATRFASAVTLVNQTKSRRADAKSVLALVGADVGSGDECQLLIEGPDEQIASKALKDFIEHEFERSDAPLTFSVESEQPLPVFLSRSSSPVWQGKGVSHGTALAKAVYFEQVDLHAMAQRQREEPFIIQQKRLTEALQAARQRLREEIDRCEGEAAQILDAQSQLLEDETIEECLLAGREAGNGLAALATAVDELREPFRQSSSEYLRQRELDVFDLGLRIAAELTADPQLGLPVLEEDALVICEGVLTPGQLLTLAGPHLRGIVMSAGGETSHTAILARALKIPLLSLAATQPLFAARAERYLLGAGQGFVLAEPDEIAQRWLALETQKFADPTLTSDDGMFSESLVFLDERLQDKHEVIKRLTDNLEAHRRAVSATLAEQAIWQREAVFTTALGFSIAIPHCKSSAITRSSISVLRLAEPLGWGGDETVKLVIMLALSEQEQAQHMRIFSVLARRLMHESFREQLMAADTPEAVVTLLREAVILLS